A stretch of the Acidisarcina sp. genome encodes the following:
- a CDS encoding AraC family transcriptional regulator, with protein sequence MDPLSEVLALLKPQSLISGGFMVPGDMAIYFPKHQGIKCYAVLAGQCWLVVEGVPEPVLLQPGDCFILPRGFPFRLASDLSLEPVLYTDAIARLSMRSEAPEVTAGAGHIAGGFFRFTGRHAEMLLHSLPPVVHIRSEADKAAIRWSLERMREELRNPQPGGSLIAQQLAYMMLIQALRLHLADTVNAKRGWLAALSDKHMSVAIASMHNDPGYPWTLQSLAERVGMSRSVFALRFRESVGTTPMEYLTRWRMLLAADRMKDSSDGLSAIAQSLGYESESAFGKAFRRVMGCSPRQYTRNYHALRHPLKPGAEDHE encoded by the coding sequence ATGGACCCGCTCTCGGAGGTGCTTGCCTTATTGAAACCGCAGAGCTTAATCTCCGGCGGCTTCATGGTGCCGGGCGATATGGCTATCTATTTCCCGAAGCACCAGGGCATCAAATGCTATGCCGTGCTCGCCGGTCAATGCTGGCTGGTCGTCGAAGGCGTGCCTGAACCGGTGCTGCTCCAGCCCGGAGACTGCTTCATCCTGCCTCGTGGATTTCCGTTCCGGCTCGCTTCCGATCTCTCACTCGAACCGGTTCTCTATACCGATGCCATCGCTCGGCTCAGCATGAGGAGCGAAGCCCCGGAGGTCACTGCAGGCGCGGGACACATCGCCGGAGGCTTCTTCAGATTCACCGGCCGCCATGCCGAGATGCTACTTCACTCGCTGCCGCCCGTCGTCCACATCCGTAGTGAGGCGGACAAGGCCGCCATACGCTGGTCGCTCGAGCGCATGCGTGAGGAGCTCCGCAACCCACAACCCGGCGGTTCGTTGATTGCACAACAGCTTGCATACATGATGCTCATTCAGGCGCTGCGCTTGCACTTGGCAGACACCGTCAACGCCAAACGCGGCTGGCTTGCGGCGCTATCTGACAAGCATATGAGCGTCGCCATCGCGAGCATGCACAACGACCCAGGGTATCCCTGGACGCTGCAATCGCTCGCCGAACGCGTCGGCATGTCGCGCTCGGTCTTTGCCCTGCGTTTCCGCGAGAGCGTCGGAACCACACCCATGGAGTACCTCACCCGCTGGCGCATGCTTCTGGCTGCAGACCGCATGAAGGACTCCTCGGACGGCCTCTCCGCCATCGCGCAGTCGCTCGGCTACGAATCCGAGAGCGCCTTCGGCAAAGCCTTCCGCCGCGTCATGGGGTGTTCTCCAAGGCAGTACACCCGCAACTACCACGCATTGCGCCATCCGCTAAAGCCCGGCGCTGAAGATCACGAATAG
- a CDS encoding DinB family protein has translation MHYDWTAIPDTAIPRTSNPIFQHLLDTYVSESNKVASVWKELTDADLNFRPHARSSSVGEILRHQLLSERRFFGEFLRTPEPAPDKVLPPTLTVETARQCFIDLVLSRLDFLARQQEPWWMEAVPFFDVERQRIWIFWRRVLHTAHHRTQLTVMLRLLGRAVPSTYGPTADVTWSGADPTNSVAASGRR, from the coding sequence ATGCACTATGACTGGACCGCTATCCCTGACACCGCAATTCCGCGCACAAGCAACCCCATCTTCCAGCACCTTCTCGATACCTATGTCAGCGAATCGAACAAAGTTGCGTCCGTGTGGAAAGAGTTGACAGACGCTGACCTCAACTTCAGACCTCACGCTCGCTCGAGCAGTGTCGGTGAGATCCTCCGCCATCAGCTTCTCTCCGAGCGGCGTTTCTTCGGTGAGTTTCTCCGTACGCCCGAGCCCGCTCCTGACAAGGTTCTACCCCCGACCCTTACCGTCGAAACCGCTCGTCAGTGTTTCATCGATCTCGTTCTCAGCCGGCTTGACTTCCTTGCCCGGCAGCAGGAGCCATGGTGGATGGAAGCTGTTCCATTCTTTGATGTCGAACGCCAGCGCATCTGGATATTCTGGCGCCGCGTGCTGCATACTGCCCACCATCGCACGCAGCTCACCGTCATGTTGCGCTTGCTCGGCCGCGCTGTTCCGTCTACTTATGGCCCTACTGCGGATGTCACATGGTCAGGTGCAGACCCTACGAACTCTGTCGCTGCTTCTGGGCGCCGTTAG
- a CDS encoding SDR family oxidoreductase, protein MRIFVTGAPGFIGSALVPELIQAGHIVLGLTRSEAGAEKLRAAGAEVLHGNIEDLDSLREGAAKSDGVIHLAFNHDFAQFQKNCDDDRKAIEAMGEVLMGSSRPFVVTSGTAIAANVDGKPSTEDSPTAAWNPRAASEAVVKELTARGVNTSVVRLAQIHDTRKQGLVHYVTAVARDKRVSAYIGDGGNRWPAAHVSDVARLYRLVFEKAEPGAIYHAVGEEGVSMKAIAEALGRGLKVPVVSIRPEETEAHFGWLAHFAAHDMPSSSAITQKKLNWKPTGPGLITDLDSMDYAQA, encoded by the coding sequence GTGCGTATCTTTGTGACTGGGGCACCTGGATTCATTGGTTCGGCGCTTGTTCCGGAGCTAATTCAGGCAGGGCATATTGTGCTGGGGCTGACACGATCGGAGGCAGGCGCGGAGAAGCTGCGAGCGGCAGGGGCGGAGGTGCTTCATGGCAATATCGAGGACCTCGACAGCCTGCGCGAAGGAGCGGCCAAATCGGACGGGGTCATTCACCTGGCCTTTAACCATGACTTCGCGCAGTTTCAGAAGAACTGCGATGACGACCGCAAGGCAATCGAGGCAATGGGCGAGGTGCTGATGGGCTCGAGTCGGCCGTTCGTTGTCACCTCGGGTACGGCGATCGCTGCCAATGTGGACGGCAAGCCGTCGACGGAGGACAGCCCGACCGCTGCGTGGAACCCGCGCGCGGCTTCGGAAGCGGTGGTGAAGGAGTTGACCGCTCGCGGCGTGAACACCTCCGTGGTGCGGCTGGCGCAGATCCATGACACACGCAAGCAGGGGCTCGTACATTACGTTACAGCGGTGGCCCGCGACAAACGCGTATCAGCTTACATCGGCGACGGCGGCAATCGCTGGCCGGCAGCGCACGTTTCCGACGTGGCGCGGCTCTACCGTCTAGTGTTTGAGAAAGCGGAGCCAGGTGCAATCTACCACGCAGTCGGCGAGGAGGGCGTGTCGATGAAGGCCATCGCCGAGGCGCTGGGCCGCGGGCTGAAGGTGCCGGTAGTCAGCATTAGGCCCGAGGAGACGGAGGCACACTTCGGCTGGCTTGCCCACTTCGCCGCGCATGATATGCCTTCCTCCAGCGCGATCACGCAAAAGAAGCTGAACTGGAAACCAACGGGGCCGGGTTTGATCACCGACCTTGACAGCATGGACTACGCGCAAGCCTGA
- a CDS encoding heavy metal translocating P-type ATPase, with protein MTNRMEEHSTAAHASGMMAHGNHNRHAGHSVAMFRDKFWLSFALTIPVIFWSDDIQRWFGYRAPSFPGSKFIPPVLGTIVFIYGGMVFLRGAGNELVERKPGMMTLISLAIIVAFGTSLAATFGIFTIEVWWELASLITIMVLGHWLEMKAISQARGALNALAALLPNTAERVAGTETQTVPLSELRLDDIVLVRPGARVPADGVVVEGSADVDESMITGESRPILKDSGSKVIAGTVASGGSLRVRITAIGEQTALSGIMRLVAAAQASGSRAQALADRAAAILFYVAVASGALTFAYWWLSGDREHALIRTATVLIIACPHALGLAIPLVIAISTSIGAQNGLLVKDRLALERARGLDMVIFDKTGTLTRGSPALSAIATAPGTHENELLTLAAAVEVNSEHPLAKAIMTEAKHRSLATLPASDFEALPGRGAQASVNGRMVRIGGPHLLTNSSVTTPAEIERSASAWASEGKTALYVVVDGQLLGAFSVEDEIRPESLEAVTELHRLGIRVAMITGDSKAVADSVARRIGIDEVAAEVLPADKASAVKRFQAGGKQVAMVGDGVNDAPALATADVGIAIGAGTDVAIESAGIVLVRSDPRDVVSAIELSRATYRKMVQNLIWATAYNLVAIPVAGGLFVRWGLDLPMSVGAIAMSLSTIIVAANAQLLRRLKLQRAVL; from the coding sequence ATGACCAACAGAATGGAAGAACATTCGACTGCTGCCCATGCCAGCGGCATGATGGCTCATGGAAACCACAATCGCCACGCCGGACATTCCGTCGCCATGTTTCGCGACAAGTTCTGGCTGAGTTTCGCTCTCACTATTCCTGTGATCTTCTGGTCGGACGATATTCAGCGCTGGTTTGGTTACAGAGCACCTTCCTTTCCGGGCTCGAAGTTTATTCCCCCTGTTCTCGGAACAATTGTTTTTATTTATGGCGGGATGGTCTTCCTCCGCGGTGCCGGAAACGAGCTTGTCGAACGCAAGCCCGGCATGATGACGCTCATCAGCCTGGCGATTATCGTTGCGTTTGGAACCTCTCTCGCCGCAACATTCGGCATTTTCACCATCGAAGTCTGGTGGGAACTGGCATCTCTGATCACGATCATGGTTCTCGGGCATTGGCTGGAGATGAAGGCCATCTCTCAGGCTCGTGGCGCGCTCAATGCACTTGCAGCTCTACTCCCTAATACCGCCGAACGAGTCGCCGGAACGGAAACGCAGACTGTTCCCCTGTCCGAATTGCGCCTGGATGATATTGTTCTGGTCCGGCCCGGAGCGCGCGTTCCAGCGGATGGCGTCGTCGTCGAAGGCTCGGCCGATGTAGACGAATCCATGATTACCGGTGAATCCCGACCCATCCTGAAAGATTCAGGCAGCAAGGTAATTGCCGGAACAGTTGCCAGTGGCGGCAGCCTTCGAGTCCGCATCACTGCAATCGGGGAGCAGACAGCCCTCTCCGGCATCATGCGGCTCGTTGCCGCGGCACAGGCTTCCGGATCTCGCGCACAAGCTCTCGCGGACCGTGCAGCCGCGATCCTCTTCTACGTGGCGGTAGCATCGGGCGCACTCACGTTCGCTTATTGGTGGCTTTCAGGAGACCGGGAGCATGCTCTGATCCGAACAGCCACTGTGCTCATCATCGCCTGTCCGCATGCATTGGGTCTGGCGATTCCGCTGGTGATCGCGATCTCGACCTCGATCGGGGCACAGAATGGTCTTCTCGTAAAAGACAGGCTTGCACTCGAACGCGCACGTGGGTTGGACATGGTGATCTTTGATAAGACAGGAACACTGACTCGCGGGTCACCTGCTTTGTCTGCGATTGCGACCGCACCAGGCACCCATGAGAACGAACTGCTGACTCTCGCCGCTGCCGTTGAAGTCAACTCCGAACACCCGCTTGCGAAAGCAATTATGACCGAAGCCAAGCATCGAAGCCTGGCCACATTACCGGCTTCCGATTTCGAGGCACTTCCCGGCCGAGGAGCGCAGGCAAGCGTCAACGGCAGGATGGTCCGGATTGGAGGACCGCATCTGCTGACGAATAGCAGTGTCACGACGCCGGCGGAAATTGAGAGGTCAGCGAGCGCCTGGGCGTCTGAGGGCAAGACCGCTCTCTATGTCGTCGTCGATGGCCAACTGCTTGGCGCATTCTCGGTGGAAGATGAGATCCGGCCCGAATCGCTTGAGGCGGTCACAGAGCTTCATCGGCTCGGCATACGTGTAGCCATGATCACTGGGGACTCGAAGGCAGTGGCCGATTCGGTCGCTCGGCGCATTGGTATCGATGAAGTTGCCGCTGAGGTCCTTCCCGCTGACAAAGCATCCGCGGTAAAGCGCTTTCAGGCGGGCGGGAAGCAGGTGGCAATGGTGGGTGACGGCGTAAATGACGCACCAGCGTTGGCAACTGCCGATGTTGGAATCGCGATCGGCGCAGGCACCGATGTCGCAATTGAGTCGGCCGGAATCGTGCTCGTTCGCAGCGATCCCCGCGATGTTGTGAGTGCTATCGAACTGTCGCGTGCAACCTATCGCAAGATGGTCCAAAATCTGATTTGGGCAACCGCCTACAATCTCGTCGCCATCCCGGTTGCCGGCGGTCTTTTTGTTAGATGGGGACTGGATCTCCCTATGAGCGTGGGCGCGATTGCGATGAGCCTGTCTACCATTATCGTCGCTGCAAACGCGCAGTTGCTCCGGCGTCTGAAACTGCAGCGAGCAGTTCTCTGA
- a CDS encoding efflux RND transporter periplasmic adaptor subunit has product MRELDISQPAGTALNGAKRASALLVVTVISAMAISGCARKAPATATNGPMPVSVITVQQSDVPLTGEWVGTLDGNVNAQIQPQVSGYLIRQNYREGSTVSKGQVLFEIDPRPFQAALDQAQGQLGQAKAQLGLAQINVKRDTPLAEAHAIARSQLDTETQQMIQAEASVKAAEAAVAYAKLNLGFTQVRSLVDGVAGQATTQVGNLVSPQSVLTSVSQLNPIRVYFSISDSEYLALTEQSRKGHGSLLSNTAKIPLTLTLADGETYPRKGTIAFVDRQMNSQTGAIRIAGVFPNPGNILRPGQFGRVKAETEVRRDVVLVPQIAVQELQGQEQVYTVSADHKVHVVDVQLGQQFGNDWIVNSGLASGTTVILDNLQKLREGVPVNPHPAATTANPNQSAGK; this is encoded by the coding sequence ATGAGAGAACTGGACATTAGCCAGCCGGCAGGGACAGCCCTGAATGGCGCAAAACGCGCGAGTGCACTGTTGGTAGTAACCGTCATTTCAGCCATGGCAATTTCCGGCTGCGCGCGAAAGGCCCCCGCAACGGCAACGAATGGTCCCATGCCAGTGAGCGTGATAACCGTGCAGCAATCCGACGTTCCCCTGACCGGCGAATGGGTGGGCACGCTGGATGGGAATGTGAACGCACAGATTCAGCCGCAAGTAAGTGGCTACCTGATCCGTCAGAATTATCGCGAAGGTTCGACCGTCTCCAAAGGCCAGGTTTTGTTCGAGATCGATCCGCGTCCTTTTCAGGCTGCGCTCGATCAGGCACAGGGACAGCTTGGTCAGGCGAAGGCACAGTTAGGCTTGGCGCAGATAAACGTGAAGCGCGATACGCCACTGGCCGAAGCACACGCAATCGCAAGAAGCCAGCTGGACACCGAGACACAGCAGATGATTCAAGCGGAGGCTTCCGTGAAGGCGGCCGAGGCCGCAGTGGCTTACGCGAAGCTTAATCTCGGATTTACGCAGGTTCGGTCGCTGGTCGACGGCGTTGCTGGACAGGCGACAACCCAGGTCGGCAATCTCGTGAGTCCGCAATCGGTACTGACTTCCGTTTCCCAGCTGAACCCTATCCGGGTCTACTTCTCGATCAGCGACAGCGAATATCTCGCATTGACAGAACAATCTCGCAAGGGCCATGGAAGCCTGCTCAGCAACACCGCGAAGATTCCCCTCACGTTGACCTTGGCGGATGGCGAAACGTATCCCCGCAAGGGCACCATCGCATTTGTCGACCGACAGATGAACTCGCAGACAGGTGCTATCCGCATCGCCGGCGTGTTCCCAAATCCCGGCAATATTCTGCGCCCCGGACAGTTCGGGCGCGTCAAGGCCGAGACGGAAGTCCGTCGCGATGTTGTGCTGGTGCCGCAGATCGCTGTACAGGAGCTGCAGGGGCAGGAGCAGGTATACACGGTAAGCGCCGATCACAAGGTGCACGTGGTTGACGTGCAGCTGGGGCAGCAATTCGGCAATGACTGGATTGTGAACAGCGGGCTGGCAAGCGGAACCACTGTGATTCTCGACAATCTGCAAAAGCTCCGCGAAGGTGTACCGGTAAATCCGCATCCGGCGGCTACCACAGCGAATCCTAACCAGTCTGCGGGGAAATAA
- a CDS encoding TetR family transcriptional regulator: MAATRAKADAHKQQRAWITRQHLIRAARAIFARDGYQHARLEDIAAKAGKTRGAFYANFKDKEDLFFTIFEEELDRNITSLRRLLQKLPTLEERVEAVITYLGELNSDRQRRLLELEFKMYAIRHPQKRKRLATLYAAMQRHCSIPEIEACVPELNHQNACHKLAVAAIMDGFAINNFFDPGSIDESQLPRYLRACLRESFRDTALPEAPDAMSDFVHCSPGE, translated from the coding sequence TTGGCGGCGACGCGAGCCAAAGCGGATGCTCACAAGCAGCAGCGCGCCTGGATCACGCGTCAGCATCTAATCCGGGCAGCCCGTGCCATCTTCGCACGGGACGGCTACCAGCATGCGCGCCTCGAAGATATTGCCGCCAAGGCCGGTAAGACGCGCGGTGCTTTTTATGCGAACTTTAAAGATAAGGAGGATCTTTTCTTCACCATCTTTGAAGAAGAACTGGATCGCAATATAACGAGCCTTCGCCGCCTGCTGCAAAAGCTCCCTACCTTGGAGGAACGAGTGGAGGCCGTGATTACCTACCTGGGAGAGTTGAACAGCGATCGCCAGAGAAGGCTGCTTGAACTGGAGTTTAAGATGTACGCGATCCGGCATCCGCAGAAACGGAAGCGGCTTGCAACGCTATATGCCGCCATGCAGCGCCACTGCTCGATTCCTGAAATTGAAGCGTGTGTTCCGGAATTGAATCATCAGAACGCGTGTCATAAGTTGGCCGTTGCTGCCATCATGGATGGGTTCGCCATCAATAATTTCTTCGACCCTGGCTCTATCGATGAATCACAGCTTCCGCGTTATCTAAGGGCCTGCCTCCGAGAATCTTTCAGGGACACGGCATTGCCGGAAGCGCCTGATGCAATGTCGGACTTCGTTCACTGTTCTCCTGGCGAATAG